DNA sequence from the Halobacterium sp. DL1 genome:
ACGGGGGACGACAAGTCCTACCTCGTCGGGTCGCTGCGCACCCAGCACAACCGATTCCCGCTTCCCGCCGCCACGCTCGTCGCGGACGTCGTGCGGGACGGCGAGACGCGCTACGACGGCCCGCTGACTGCGACCCTCGACCCGGAACTCGGCTTCCACTACGGCGCCACCGTTCCGTCGCTATCCGAGGTTGACGAAGTGACAGTCCGGATGCAGGCGCCACCACAAGTCTCCCGCCACGAGGGGTACGAGACGGCGTTCTTCGGCTTCGATTCGGTGCGGCTCTGAGCGGCCGCTGTTCCCGGCTCGACGCCCGGACCGACAGGTCTGCACGCCCACCTATCGAAGCGGCCAGTAACGTGTAACCAAGTGGGGCGATGTGGAAAGTAGAGCGTCGCTACCGGGTATTGCCACCGGATTCAACCGATTGGGCGTCGTAGCAAATATATGTCGACAATCGGGTCGGTCGTCAGCCTGGCGCGCGACCGAAACCTCACGTTCCTGGGGGCGGGTATCGCCTACTACGCGTTCGTCTCGATAATCCCGCTGCTGTTGCTCGCCGTGGTTGTCGCGTCGGTCGTCGGGGGCCAGGAACTGGCCGCCCGCGTGACCGAACTGGTCAGTCAGCAGCTCTCCGGGTCCGGTCAGGAGCTCGTGACCGAGGCGTTGACCAACACCACCGGCCGCGGGGCGGCGTCCGTGGTCGGTGTCGTCACGCTGACGTGGACCGCACTGAAGCTGTTCCGCGGCCTCGACCAGGCGTTCGACGAGGTGTACGCCGACGACATCGAGTCGTCGTTCCTCGACCAGGTCAAGGACGCGCTCGTGGTCGTAGTCGGTATCGGCCTCGCCGTCGGCCTCGTCGTCGCCGTCGGCGCCGCGCTCGCAATCCTGCCGCTAGAGATACCGTTCGTCAACGTCCTCGGGTCGCTTGTGCTGATTGCCGTGCTCACTGTCGCGCTCCTCCCGATCTACTACGTGCTCCCGCCGGTCGACGTGACCGTCGTCGAGGTGCTCCCGGGCGCCCTCGTGGCCGCCGTCGGCTGGGTAATCCTCCAGGTCGGCTTCCGCATCTACGCGGCCAACGCCAGCCGGTTCGCGGCCTACGGCATTATCGGCGCGGTCCTGCTGTTCGTCACGTGGCTCTACTTCGCCAGCATCGTCGTCCTCATCGGCGCGGCGGTGAACGCCGTCCGGCGCGGCGTGCGGACCGAGGTCGTCTGAATCTGGATTTGCGAGCCCGGCTACGGTTCGGCCGACAGCCGGTTCGCCCGGACGACGACGTAGAGGAGGACGAGGCCGGTGCCGACTGCGAGGACGAACTGGGTCGCGAGCGAGAACAGGACGGTCAGCCACGGGAAAATCGCCGGAATCTCGAGGAGCAGGACGCGGAGGGGAATCGGGACGAGCGCGGCGACAGCGACCGTGAGGACGAGCTTCGCGAGCGGAACCGCCTCCGCGCGCAACTGGGCCGTGTCTAACTCGCCGTTGGCGTCGAAGAACGGTCTGGAGGGCGACATGTGAAGCCATCCAGAGCCGCCTCGTATAGCTCTTCTGGAGGGCTGATGGCAACTCCGCTACTGTTTTGTCGCGGTCGACGAACGTGGCGTATGGAACGACTCCGTGACTCCTTCGAGGACGCGCCGGTCATCGAGAAAGACGGTGGCTACGAGTACGTCGTCCTCCCCATCAGCAACGGCGTGCCGATGCTCGAACCTGCTCTCCTCCGCGAGGTGGTCGTCGGCGTGACCCGCGTCGCCGAACTGGAAGACGTCGACAAGATCGTCACCCCGGAGGCGATGGGCATCCACATCTCTACGGCCGTGAGTCTCCAGACGGACATCCCGCTGACAGTCGTCCGGAAGCGCGAGTACGGGCTCCCGGGCGAGGTGTCACTCCACCAGGAGACGGGGTACTCCGAGGGCGAGATGTACCTCAACGACGTCGAGGCGGGCGACCGCGTGCTCGTCCTCGACGACCTGCTCTCGACCGGCGGGACGCTGCGCGCGCTCACCGACGCGCTCGACGACGTCGGCGCCGAGGTGGCGGACGTCGTCGTCGTCATCCGGAAGGTCGGCTCCGACAGCGAGATGGCGGATTCGCCCCACGACGTGACCGCGCTCGTCGACATCGAGGTCGCGGACGGCGAGGTCGAAGTCGTCGAGGAGTACCAGTAGCGACCCGGTCGGCGACCGTTCTCCTTCCCGCTCTCGAACCCGGTTCTCCCAGCACGGTTACGTCGCTGGCGCACGTTCGTTCGTACATGACCGGCACCCACCCGCTCGCCCAGCGGGGGCGACGATGAGCGATGCGTCGCAGGCGGTCGAACTCGACGGTGTCTGGAAGACCTACCAACTCGGCGAGCAGACCGTCGACGCCCTCCGCGACGTCTCGCTGACGCTCTCCCGTGGGTCGTACACGGCCGTGATGGGGCCGAGCGGCTCCGGGAAGAGCACCCTGATGAATCTCGTCGGCTGTCTCGACACGCCAACGGAGGGTCGCGTGGACGTAGACGGTCGGGACGTCACCGCGCTCTCCGAGCGCGAGCGGACCCGGCTCCGCGGCCGGGAGATCGGGTTCGTCTTCCAGACGTTCAACCTGATGCCGCGGCTCACCGCCGCCGAGAACGTCGCGCTCCCGATGGTGTTCCAGGACGTCCCCCGGAGCGACCGCGAGGACCGCGCCCGCGACCTGCTGGGCCGCGTCGGCCTCGGCGACCGGGCGGACCACCGCCCGAGCGAGCTCTCCGGCGGTCAGCGCCAGCGCGTCGCCATCGCCCGCGCGCTCGCTAACGACCCGGCGCTGTTGCTCGCGGACGAGCCGACCGGGAACCTCGACACGGAGACTGGCCAGCGGATCATGGACCTGTTCGCGGAACTCCACGCGGCCGGCAACACCGTCCTCATGGTGACCCACGAGCGCCACGTGGCCGAGCACGCCGACCGCATCGTCCACCTCCTCGACGGCGAGGTCGAACGCGAGGAACGGGTCGCGGAACCCCGCCGACCCCACGCGGGGGGTGAGCTGTGAACCCAATCGAGAGCCTGCGGATGAGTCTGCGCGCCATCCGCGGCCACCGGCTCCGCTCGCTGCTTACGACGCTGGGGGTCGCCATCGGCGTGGCCGCGGTCATCACGTTCGTCACGCTCGGCGCGAGCCTGCAGGCGGACGTGCTCGGCCAGGTGACCGGCCAGCAGACGCCCTCGATGACAGTCACCGCGGGGCCGACCGACGCGGGCCCCGGCTCACCGGGGCCACAGCAGGCCGTGTTCACGGAGCACGACGTGGCCGAGATCCGGAACGTAACGGGGGTGAGAGACGTCATCCCGATTGGGTCCGTCCCCATCTCGGGCATCCGCACGCGGGGGCAGACGCTGGGGTACAACCGGCTCACCGCAACCACGCCGAAATTCTTCGACTACCGGCAGGACGCCGAATTCGTCGCCGGGGAGCCGTTCGAACTGGGCGCCCGGGAGGTGGTCATCAACGAACCCGCGCTCGCGCTGTTCGATGAGAACGTCAGCCTCGGACAGCGCATCGGCGTCGTCCGACCGGACGGCACGCTGGTCAACGCCACGCTCGTCGGCGTGGTCGAGAGCAACGGCGGTCCGTTCGGAGACTCGTCGTTCCCGGAGGTGTACGTCCCGACGGACCCGTTCTACACGAACCAGCTCGAGAGCCCGAACCAGGGCGTCGAACAGCGCGTCTACCCCACGCTGATGGTGGTCGCTACCGACTTCCCGACGGTCGAGGCCGTCGAGGGGCGCGTGGTCAGGTACCTCAAGGAGGAGTCCGACGCCCGCGAACTGAAATCGGAGAGCTTCTCGTTCACCGTGCGGACGCCACAGGACCTCATCGACCAGATACAGGACCTGCTGAACACGTTCACGGCGTTCGTCACCGGCATCGCGGTCATCTCGCTGGTCGTCGGGTCCATCGGCATCGCGAACATCATGCTCGTCAGCGTCACCGAGCGGACCCGCGAGATCGGCATCATGAAGGCCATCGGGGCGCAGAACCGCGACATCCTCCAGTTGTTCCTCGTGGAGGCGGTGGTGCTGGGCGTCGTGGGCGCCGTCGTCGGCACCCTGCTCGGCATTCTCGGGGGCTGGGCGGCGACCCGGTACGTCGAACTCCCGATGACGTTCCCTGTCGAGTGGGCGGGCATCGCCGTCGTCGTCGGCCTCCTCGTCGGCGTCGTCGCGGGGCTCTACCCGGCGTGGGACGCGGCGCGGACGGACCCCATCGACGCGCTCCGCTACGAGTAACTGTCGTGGCTTCAACAGTATGGTAAACGGGCACAAGGGTTTTTCACGCTGGGGGGAATGGACCCCCCAATGGCAGGGGACGACGCCGAGGACAACAGGGGTCCAGTCGGCGGCGAGGGTGGCGACGGGAACGACGGGTCAGCGGACGATACCGCCGGGGGTGGCGGTGGGTCCCGACGACCCGGCGGGAGCGCGGACCCCCCGTCCGACGGCGACGCGGACGACGTGACGTTCGGAGCGGCAGAATCGACCGGGGAATCGTCGGAGGAGGCAGCAGGGGACCTGTTCGACGAGTCCGATAGTGGACGCGAGAGGTTCGACGAACTGGAACCCGCCGTCGAGCGCGTCCCGGGGACGGGGCGGGAGACGGCGCTGAACACCGACCTCGAACCCGCAGTCGAGCAACTCGTCGGCGAGGGCGGCGCGACGGTCGGCGACTACTCCTGGGTGGACTACCTCCAGGAGTACGGCCACTCGGCGGCCGCCCACCGGGTCGAGCAGCGCCGCGAGCGAGTGAAACACGAGCTCGCAGTGGTCGAGTCGGACGCCGAGAACCCGGAGAATCCGGAGAACCCCGAGGACCGTGTCGAACCGCCGTACCCGGAGTTCGCGGAGTTCGGCGCCGACCCGCCGCGCCCGAACTGGAAGCGCGTCGACGCCGACCCGACGGACGACTTGGGATTCGAGCCCGAGGCCCGGGACACTGTCGTCGGCACGGCGGCCCGCCGCGCGCAGAACCTCCACGACTACTTCGACGAGTTCACCGACCCCGAGACGACGCCAGTGAACTCCGAGGAGTGGATGTGGGAGCACTTCAAGCGGGAGTACTACTACGTCGGGGAGAACGACTGGACGCGGCCGCGCGACGACGACGGCGACATCGTGCGATTCGACCCCGTCGAATACCTCGGCTTCGACCCGGAGAACACCGCTCACTGGCTCTCCGTGAAGACCGAGGCCGCCGACGAGATGCTCGACCTCGAGGACGAGCGCACGGTGAACGTCCGCGACGACGTCGACGAGGGCGCGTTCTTCTCGACGGTGGAGGGGCGGACGACGATGGCGAACCGCTACGACCTCGAGAAGGCGGTGTCGATGGAGAAGAAGACCCACTTCAGCGAGGTGGAGCGCTACTGGGTGAACAAGCCGTACGCGTTCGTCCTCATCTTCCACTCCGACCGCGAGAACGAGAAGAAGTACTACCTCGTCGAACCGTACCGCAACCCCATCGAGACCGACCTCCAGTCGTTCCTCACGGACAAACTCCGGACCGCCATCAAGTACGCTAGCGAGGGCGTGATGGCCGCGGGCGACGACACCCAGCGCCGGTCGGTCATCGAGCGCGAGACCCGGAAACTGCTCGAGAGGTACGACCTCTACGAGGGCCCGCCAACCACCGCACAGTCCCTGCTCGACCGCCTGCTCGTCGCGCTCGGACAGCGCGACGCACCAGCGGTGCTCGACCCGGACGAGATAGATGGCATCCAGGCCCGGCCAGAACCGGTGGTGCTCGAGGAGGACGCCGACCAGTTGACGCAGTACCAGGTCGAGACGCTGCTGTACGTCCTGCAGCGCAACTTCATCGGCTACGAGCGCATCGACGGCATCAAGCACGACATCAACGTCGAGGACGTCTCCTGCGACGGCTACAACTCGCCGGTCTTCGTCTACCACACGGACTACGAGAACCTCATCACGAACGTCCACCACGGCCAGGAGGACCTCGACAACTTCGTCGTGAAACTCGCCCAGCGCTCCGGGAAAGGCATCAGTAAGCGCCAGCCACAGGTCGACGCGACGCTCCCGGACGGCTCCCGCGCACAGTTGACCCTCGGCAAGGAGGTCAGCGACCACGGGACGAACTACACCATCCGGCAGTTCAAGGACGTCCCGTTCACGCCGGTCGACCTCATCAACTGGCAGACGTTCAGCCTCGACGAGATGGCGTTCCTCTGGCTCGCCATCGAGAACCACAAAAGCGTCGTCTTCGCCGGGGGTACAGCCTCCGGGAAGACGACCAGCCTGAACGCGGTCTCGCTGTTCATCCCGAGCAACTCGAAGATTGTCTCCATCGAGGACACGCGGGAGGTCGAACTCCCGCAGCGCAACTGGATCGCGAGCGTCACCCGGCCGAGTTTCGGGGAGGACGAGACGGGCGACATCGACGAGTTCGACCTGCTGGAGGCCGCGCTCCGCCAGCGGCCCGACTACATCGTGATGGGCGAGGTGCGCGGCGAGGAGGGCCGGACGCTGTTCCAGGTGATGAGCACCGGCCACACGACGTACACGACGTTCCACGCGGACAACGTCGGCGAGGTGCTCAAGCGGTTCACCACCGAACCCATCAACGTCTCGAAGACGCTGTTCACCGCCCTCGACCTGGTCTCCGTGCAGACGGAGACGCGGGTGCGCGGCCAGAAGGTGCGCCGGAACCGCTCCATCACGGAAATCAACCGCTACGACCCGGAGAACGACGAGATCAACGTCAACGACGTCTTCCAGTGGGAGCCCGAGGACGACTCCTTCCGGCAGACGGCGGACTCCTCGACGCTCGACGAGATCAAGTTCGACCGCGGGTGGACCCAGGTCGAACTCCAGCGCGAACTCCAGGAGCGGCGTGTGCTCCTCGCCTACCTCATCCAGGAGGGGCTCAACGAGTACGCGCAGGTCGCCGCGACGGCGCAGGCGTACATCAACGACCCCGAGACGATTCTCGCGCTGGTCGCCAACGACCGCCTGGAGGAGGCCCTCGAGGACCTCCGCGGGATGGAGAGCGTCATCATCGACGTCGACCCCGACAAGGAGGAGATGGTGCCACGGCCCGACCCCACCGAGCAGGTCTTTGCGGAGACGGAGGCCATCCTGGAGGCGGCCCGCGAGGAAGACGGCGTGCTCACCGAGTACGAGGGCGTGACGCCGGACTCGCTGGCGGCCGCGCTCTCCCCGGACGCCGCCGATGACGACATCGTCGCCTAGCGCCGCGGTCTCGACGCGGAGGCGCTCGAGGCGGCCATCGAGCGCGTCGCCGGCGACCCCGCCGACGGCTTCGGGGAGTTCGAACCGGCGAGCGCGAAGGCGGACGACGAAGTCGCCGACGGCGGGACACCGAAGGACTCCGCGGCGGACGCGAGCGACGGGCCACCCGCTGACGGCTCGTGGTCTGCGTCCGGCGGCCCGTCGGACGGGGAGGGCGGTACCGAATGAGCACGGGGTCCCGTACGTTCGGCGAGGGCGCGGACTCGCTCGCCGACACCTTCTACCCCCTCTACCGGTGGGCGTTCGGCGAGCAGAGCGACTTCGTCGCGGACATCGAGACGAAGCTGGCGGAGGCCCGCATGGACGACCCCGCGGAGCTGTTCGTCTCGCGGGCCATCGGCGTCGGCGTGCTCGTCGGCGCGCTGTTCTGGCTGCTCGGCCTCGCCCTCGGCTACGTGCTGTTCTACATGGGGGTCATCGGGACGGCGTCGATAATCGGCCTCCCCGTCCCGAACGAGACGCTGCTGGCCATCGTGCAGGCCATCAAGATTCCCGCGCTCGTCGTGGCCACGGGCCTCGTCTTCGGCTTCATGGGGTTCACGGTCGGGTTCGGCGCGCTCGTCGCGTTACCGTACATGCGTTCGAGCTCACG
Encoded proteins:
- a CDS encoding ABC transporter ATP-binding protein; amino-acid sequence: MSDASQAVELDGVWKTYQLGEQTVDALRDVSLTLSRGSYTAVMGPSGSGKSTLMNLVGCLDTPTEGRVDVDGRDVTALSERERTRLRGREIGFVFQTFNLMPRLTAAENVALPMVFQDVPRSDREDRARDLLGRVGLGDRADHRPSELSGGQRQRVAIARALANDPALLLADEPTGNLDTETGQRIMDLFAELHAAGNTVLMVTHERHVAEHADRIVHLLDGEVEREERVAEPRRPHAGGEL
- a CDS encoding adenine phosphoribosyltransferase; translation: MERLRDSFEDAPVIEKDGGYEYVVLPISNGVPMLEPALLREVVVGVTRVAELEDVDKIVTPEAMGIHISTAVSLQTDIPLTVVRKREYGLPGEVSLHQETGYSEGEMYLNDVEAGDRVLVLDDLLSTGGTLRALTDALDDVGAEVADVVVVIRKVGSDSEMADSPHDVTALVDIEVADGEVEVVEEYQ
- a CDS encoding secretion system protein, which produces MAGDDAEDNRGPVGGEGGDGNDGSADDTAGGGGGSRRPGGSADPPSDGDADDVTFGAAESTGESSEEAAGDLFDESDSGRERFDELEPAVERVPGTGRETALNTDLEPAVEQLVGEGGATVGDYSWVDYLQEYGHSAAAHRVEQRRERVKHELAVVESDAENPENPENPEDRVEPPYPEFAEFGADPPRPNWKRVDADPTDDLGFEPEARDTVVGTAARRAQNLHDYFDEFTDPETTPVNSEEWMWEHFKREYYYVGENDWTRPRDDDGDIVRFDPVEYLGFDPENTAHWLSVKTEAADEMLDLEDERTVNVRDDVDEGAFFSTVEGRTTMANRYDLEKAVSMEKKTHFSEVERYWVNKPYAFVLIFHSDRENEKKYYLVEPYRNPIETDLQSFLTDKLRTAIKYASEGVMAAGDDTQRRSVIERETRKLLERYDLYEGPPTTAQSLLDRLLVALGQRDAPAVLDPDEIDGIQARPEPVVLEEDADQLTQYQVETLLYVLQRNFIGYERIDGIKHDINVEDVSCDGYNSPVFVYHTDYENLITNVHHGQEDLDNFVVKLAQRSGKGISKRQPQVDATLPDGSRAQLTLGKEVSDHGTNYTIRQFKDVPFTPVDLINWQTFSLDEMAFLWLAIENHKSVVFAGGTASGKTTSLNAVSLFIPSNSKIVSIEDTREVELPQRNWIASVTRPSFGEDETGDIDEFDLLEAALRQRPDYIVMGEVRGEEGRTLFQVMSTGHTTYTTFHADNVGEVLKRFTTEPINVSKTLFTALDLVSVQTETRVRGQKVRRNRSITEINRYDPENDEINVNDVFQWEPEDDSFRQTADSSTLDEIKFDRGWTQVELQRELQERRVLLAYLIQEGLNEYAQVAATAQAYINDPETILALVANDRLEEALEDLRGMESVIIDVDPDKEEMVPRPDPTEQVFAETEAILEAAREEDGVLTEYEGVTPDSLAAALSPDAADDDIVA
- a CDS encoding ribonuclease BN, translating into MSTIGSVVSLARDRNLTFLGAGIAYYAFVSIIPLLLLAVVVASVVGGQELAARVTELVSQQLSGSGQELVTEALTNTTGRGAASVVGVVTLTWTALKLFRGLDQAFDEVYADDIESSFLDQVKDALVVVVGIGLAVGLVVAVGAALAILPLEIPFVNVLGSLVLIAVLTVALLPIYYVLPPVDVTVVEVLPGALVAAVGWVILQVGFRIYAANASRFAAYGIIGAVLLFVTWLYFASIVVLIGAAVNAVRRGVRTEVV